One Brevibacillus choshinensis genomic window carries:
- a CDS encoding YugN family protein: MVIKDTGVGTKEVFFADLEHYMSDLGFDRGAWDYKHATYDYKIQDKGNVYYLRLEANVTEGKLEDSHAVLKLEDPYMGKHLFPHGLDYDYPIPDSVIKSAKLKLQMLNEKLSSH, from the coding sequence ATGGTTATCAAGGACACTGGGGTTGGCACAAAAGAAGTCTTTTTCGCCGATCTGGAGCACTACATGAGCGATCTCGGTTTTGACCGTGGTGCTTGGGATTACAAACACGCTACATACGATTATAAAATCCAAGATAAAGGGAACGTTTACTACCTGCGTCTGGAAGCAAACGTGACCGAAGGAAAGCTGGAGGATTCCCACGCTGTCCTGAAACTGGAAGACCCTTATATGGGCAAACATCTTTTCCCGCACGGCTTGGATTATGACTACCCAATCCCTGATTCTGTCATCAAATCGGCCAAACTCAAACTGCAAATGCTGAACGAAAAACTCTCCTCGCACTAG
- a CDS encoding Asp23/Gls24 family envelope stress response protein encodes MVEKLGEIRVADQVIAVIAGAAVEEVLEVSVRSGGLYQDIAKKINGGSKGISVSMQEDRVTIDMRVSVRYGTPIHHVCQTLQERVKEAVEHLTGLLVEAINVRVEAIEVK; translated from the coding sequence ATGGTGGAAAAGCTCGGTGAAATCAGGGTAGCAGATCAGGTGATTGCTGTCATCGCTGGAGCGGCAGTAGAAGAAGTGCTGGAGGTATCCGTTCGTTCTGGTGGACTTTATCAGGATATTGCCAAGAAAATTAATGGTGGATCGAAAGGGATCAGTGTCTCGATGCAAGAAGACCGTGTCACGATCGATATGCGCGTCTCTGTGCGCTATGGAACGCCCATCCATCACGTATGCCAGACCTTGCAGGAGCGAGTCAAAGAGGCTGTGGAGCATTTGACAGGTCTGCTGGTCGAAGCCATCAATGTTCGGGTGGAAGCCATCGAGGTAAAATAA
- the sleB gene encoding spore cortex-lytic enzyme encodes MKQPYKWLMAAAVLAILITTAVVVYPMRSDAFSQQIVKVGAEGSDVREMQYRLKHLGFYTGKVDGVFGWRSYWALRNFQYEFGLPIDGVLGAKTKLKLYNATSGYRPTAEDLGVPQTAQGTPPTTTAPAPAPAKETFHAAGISENDLRLMANAVYGESRGEPYIGQVAVAAVILNRTKNPAFPNTPAGVIFEPRAFTAVADGQIWLTPNETSKRAVNDALKGWDPTGGAIYYFNPDTATSGWIWSRPQIKKIGRHIFCR; translated from the coding sequence ATGAAACAGCCTTATAAATGGCTGATGGCCGCAGCAGTACTTGCGATTCTAATCACGACAGCAGTAGTGGTTTACCCAATGCGATCGGATGCGTTCAGCCAACAAATCGTCAAGGTTGGGGCAGAAGGATCAGACGTCCGCGAGATGCAATATCGACTGAAACATTTGGGATTCTACACAGGAAAGGTGGACGGCGTCTTCGGTTGGCGTTCGTATTGGGCTCTGCGCAACTTCCAATATGAATTCGGATTGCCTATAGACGGCGTGCTCGGAGCCAAAACAAAGCTGAAGCTGTACAACGCGACGAGTGGCTACAGACCCACCGCAGAAGACCTGGGTGTTCCGCAAACGGCGCAGGGAACACCGCCCACAACCACCGCTCCTGCTCCCGCTCCCGCAAAAGAGACCTTTCATGCAGCAGGGATTTCGGAAAATGATCTGCGCCTGATGGCAAACGCGGTGTACGGGGAATCCCGCGGGGAGCCATACATCGGACAAGTAGCGGTGGCTGCAGTTATCCTCAATCGGACCAAAAACCCAGCCTTCCCGAATACTCCTGCAGGCGTCATCTTTGAACCGCGTGCTTTTACGGCAGTAGCAGATGGACAAATCTGGCTCACACCGAACGAAACATCCAAACGGGCCGTCAATGATGCGCTCAAAGGCTGGGACCCGACTGGCGGAGCGATCTACTACTTCAATCCGGACACAGCCACATCCGGATGGATTTGGAGCCGTCCGCAAATCAAAAAGATCGGTCGCCACATTTTCTGCCGCTAA
- the cax gene encoding calcium/proton exchanger: MNLRLFFAVVGATFLLAAFAHYFTENEMFQFITAAISIVFLAAWLGKSTENVAHYAGDRIGGFLNATFGNAAELIIAFFLVKEGLFEMVKASITGAIIGNMLLVLGLSVLMGGLKFKEQKFNSQLAGHNASLMTLAIVALFIPAVFMRGLPPVKIETLSIVIAILLILAYVLWLIFSMITHSDFLSDIEEHESEAVWSKGVSILMLAISTVFVALVSEWLVHGVQHVSEAMGWSELFVGAFVIAIIGNAAEHSAALLLAMKGRIGAAVEIAIGSSLQIALFVAPTLVLVSLLIGKPMDIVFTPYELAAIGVATFITISITKDGATNWFEGVLLLTVYIILGTAFFFA, from the coding sequence ATGAATTTGCGTCTATTTTTTGCCGTGGTCGGCGCGACCTTCCTCTTGGCCGCATTCGCCCACTACTTCACGGAAAATGAAATGTTCCAGTTCATTACCGCGGCGATCAGCATTGTGTTTTTGGCTGCTTGGCTCGGAAAATCTACCGAAAACGTCGCGCATTACGCGGGTGATCGTATCGGTGGTTTTCTCAATGCGACATTCGGCAATGCCGCTGAGTTGATCATTGCCTTTTTCCTCGTAAAAGAAGGCTTGTTTGAAATGGTGAAAGCCTCTATCACCGGCGCCATCATCGGCAACATGCTGCTGGTGCTGGGGCTCAGCGTCCTGATGGGTGGCCTGAAATTCAAGGAGCAGAAGTTCAATAGCCAGCTGGCTGGTCATAATGCTTCCCTCATGACGCTAGCTATCGTTGCCCTGTTTATCCCGGCGGTTTTCATGAGAGGCTTGCCGCCAGTGAAGATTGAGACGCTCAGCATCGTGATCGCCATCCTCCTCATCCTTGCCTACGTGCTGTGGCTCATCTTCTCGATGATCACCCACAGTGACTTTTTGTCAGACATCGAAGAGCATGAAAGTGAGGCCGTCTGGTCCAAAGGCGTATCCATCCTAATGCTCGCCATCTCTACCGTCTTTGTCGCCCTCGTCTCGGAGTGGCTCGTTCACGGAGTCCAGCACGTCTCCGAAGCAATGGGCTGGTCCGAGCTGTTCGTAGGTGCATTCGTCATCGCGATTATCGGGAACGCAGCCGAGCATAGTGCCGCACTGCTGCTGGCTATGAAAGGAAGAATCGGTGCCGCCGTTGAGATCGCCATCGGCTCCAGCCTGCAAATCGCTCTGTTTGTCGCACCTACCCTCGTGCTCGTCAGCCTCCTGATCGGCAAGCCGATGGACATCGTGTTCACTCCCTATGAGCTGGCAGCCATCGGTGTGGCTACGTTCATCACCATTTCCATTACGAAAGACGGGGCAACCAACTGGTTTGAAGGTGTGCTGTTGCTGACGGTTTACATCATTTTAGGGACAGCATTTTTCTTTGCCTAA
- a CDS encoding putative holin-like toxin, whose amino-acid sequence MTVFEALSLMLTFGTLVVMLSSSRKK is encoded by the coding sequence ATGACAGTATTCGAGGCACTAAGTCTGATGTTAACGTTTGGGACTTTAGTAGTGATGCTGTCATCTAGTAGGAAAAAGTAG
- a CDS encoding thiamine pyrophosphate-binding protein has translation MQVATFLTAQLTKWGVKRIYGVAGDALFAWLESLGNQEEIHYVSCKHEAAAAMMASAEAKLTGRPSVCTATMGPGSINLLNGLADAWADRVPVVAITGQVETYKLGGAYKQYIPQEDVMRPVCKYTTTVTHPDAIGMVLHKAFVTSSEQRGVSHIAICKDVFGQLTQSRIIPELPRVASSISPDRIEMEQAAELLLRSKKPVLLLGVGARQEAKGCRRLAEQLGAGVLLTLGAKGMLDESHPLVLGGLGEGGSESGLHALAKADLLVILGASWFPRSYIPKYLPIIQVDSHPDSVHAHPQLFSVIANLDDVLSLWTRRLEMRELDDAWEEQVERWHAEFWEETERLTDQGADERIKPETLIHELGNVLKEDAIITLDTGEHTLWFNRAFRASAQFPLFSGKWRTMGFGLPAAIAAKLSHPERQVVCLTGDGGLQMHLAELMTAVEQSVSILLVVVNNATLGLEEIKMKQAGYTPFGMKLRNPDFVRWAEACGVDGRAVQTIADLRSTLNELRDVERLTLLDVSCTPPTLSERKKQIPFQAQA, from the coding sequence ATGCAGGTCGCAACGTTTCTTACCGCTCAACTGACAAAATGGGGAGTAAAGCGAATCTATGGCGTCGCAGGAGATGCTCTATTTGCTTGGCTGGAGAGTTTGGGGAATCAGGAGGAGATCCATTATGTGTCGTGCAAGCATGAGGCAGCAGCTGCCATGATGGCAAGCGCGGAGGCAAAGCTCACTGGCCGTCCGTCCGTCTGCACGGCTACGATGGGGCCGGGCTCGATCAATTTGTTGAATGGACTGGCGGATGCATGGGCGGACCGAGTCCCTGTGGTGGCGATTACCGGTCAGGTAGAAACATACAAGCTGGGAGGAGCGTATAAACAGTACATCCCCCAAGAGGACGTGATGAGGCCTGTCTGCAAATATACGACGACAGTCACCCATCCGGATGCGATTGGGATGGTTTTGCATAAAGCATTCGTCACTTCGTCGGAGCAAAGGGGAGTTTCGCATATTGCCATCTGCAAGGATGTGTTTGGCCAACTGACGCAGTCCAGAATCATACCGGAACTGCCGAGAGTGGCCTCGTCCATCAGTCCGGATCGTATCGAGATGGAGCAGGCGGCAGAGCTTCTCCTGCGATCAAAGAAACCAGTGCTGCTGCTCGGTGTGGGTGCAAGGCAGGAGGCGAAAGGCTGCCGCAGACTAGCTGAGCAGCTAGGGGCAGGGGTGCTGCTCACCTTAGGAGCGAAGGGAATGCTCGATGAATCCCATCCTCTTGTCCTGGGTGGTCTGGGCGAAGGGGGGAGTGAATCTGGTTTGCATGCTTTGGCGAAGGCGGATTTGCTGGTGATTTTGGGGGCAAGCTGGTTCCCACGTTCCTACATACCGAAATATCTACCCATTATCCAGGTCGATTCCCACCCCGATTCCGTCCACGCGCATCCGCAGCTGTTTTCCGTGATCGCCAATCTCGATGATGTGCTTTCGCTGTGGACAAGGCGTTTAGAAATGCGTGAACTGGACGATGCTTGGGAGGAACAGGTAGAACGATGGCATGCGGAGTTTTGGGAGGAAACGGAGCGACTCACGGATCAGGGCGCTGATGAACGGATCAAACCGGAAACGTTGATTCATGAATTGGGGAATGTCCTCAAAGAGGATGCGATCATTACGCTGGATACCGGCGAGCACACCCTTTGGTTTAACCGTGCTTTTCGAGCCAGCGCCCAGTTTCCCCTGTTTTCAGGCAAATGGCGGACGATGGGGTTTGGGTTGCCCGCTGCGATAGCCGCCAAGCTCAGTCATCCTGAGCGGCAAGTGGTTTGCCTAACGGGCGACGGTGGTTTGCAGATGCACTTGGCTGAGTTGATGACGGCAGTCGAGCAGAGCGTTTCCATTTTGTTGGTGGTGGTCAACAACGCCACGCTTGGACTGGAAGAGATCAAGATGAAGCAGGCGGGCTATACGCCGTTTGGAATGAAGCTGCGCAATCCGGATTTTGTACGTTGGGCCGAGGCGTGTGGAGTCGACGGTCGGGCGGTACAGACAATTGCTGACTTGCGCTCTACCTTGAATGAGCTGCGGGATGTCGAGCGTTTGACACTGCTCGACGTCTCCTGCACGCCTCCGACATTATCGGAGAGAAAAAAACAAATTCCCTTCCAAGCCCAAGCTTGA
- a CDS encoding CBS domain-containing protein, producing the protein MAKVENRTLREIMTKDIATVTLKDNVYEVACKMRDWNVGVIPVVNEQNDVIGVITDRDIVIRGLAEKHEGSTATEVVMTRDIVLGQPGMTVDEAAKIMAQHQIRRLPVVENGKLAGIVALGDMAIRQVHHDEASDALQQISEPATH; encoded by the coding sequence ATGGCGAAAGTAGAAAACCGCACATTGCGCGAAATCATGACAAAAGATATCGCGACGGTGACGCTCAAGGATAACGTGTACGAGGTCGCTTGCAAAATGCGTGACTGGAACGTGGGCGTGATTCCAGTCGTAAACGAGCAAAACGATGTGATCGGCGTCATTACCGACCGCGATATCGTGATTCGCGGACTGGCTGAGAAACATGAGGGCTCGACTGCCACCGAAGTCGTCATGACACGTGATATTGTCCTCGGTCAACCAGGGATGACCGTAGATGAGGCGGCTAAGATCATGGCCCAGCATCAAATTCGCCGCCTGCCTGTCGTGGAAAACGGCAAGCTGGCTGGAATTGTCGCGTTGGGTGACATGGCGATTCGTCAAGTTCACCATGATGAAGCGAGCGATGCGCTCCAGCAAATTTCGGAACCTGCTACGCATTAA
- the ftsW gene encoding putative lipid II flippase FtsW codes for MKTRGVPDFLLLFLTALIVGFGITMVLSSSSIFALTSFTSNGCSYCNGDELYFVKRQIRFLVLGIVGMLVAMNIPFSFYKRNFLLIAIVSFFSLLLVLIPGIGEDIKGARSWFRIGSASLQPAEFAKLGLILYLAAIVAKKGDGIGKLKSGLMPPLLVTGLFFLLIVAQPDLGSAAILLGTALIVLVCGGAKIRHLIVIGGPVVTLALAAYITVKQHALNRINSYLDPWSDPLYTGYNIIQSWIAIAHGGLSGTGFGKSIQKYLYLPEAHTDFIFSIISEELGFIGASIFLLIYLLFLLRGIHICLRVKDTFASLVGIGVISMIALQAAVNIGGVTGIIPLTGVPLPFISYGGSSLLVCLISTGILLNVSREVSRQKVDEQVTRTTYTVS; via the coding sequence ATGAAAACACGGGGCGTTCCTGACTTTTTGTTACTGTTTCTAACCGCCCTGATCGTTGGGTTTGGCATCACAATGGTACTCAGCTCAAGCTCGATCTTTGCATTGACCAGCTTTACCTCAAACGGCTGCAGTTACTGCAACGGCGATGAATTGTACTTTGTGAAACGGCAAATTCGCTTTTTGGTATTAGGCATTGTCGGGATGCTGGTTGCCATGAACATTCCCTTCTCCTTTTACAAACGCAATTTCTTGCTGATTGCCATCGTGAGCTTCTTTTCCTTGCTGCTGGTATTGATTCCAGGGATCGGGGAAGACATCAAGGGAGCGCGTTCCTGGTTCCGTATCGGTTCGGCAAGTCTCCAGCCAGCTGAATTTGCCAAGCTCGGGCTGATCCTGTACTTGGCTGCGATCGTCGCCAAAAAAGGAGACGGCATCGGCAAATTAAAATCAGGTCTGATGCCTCCGCTTTTGGTGACCGGGCTGTTTTTTCTGCTGATCGTCGCGCAGCCTGACCTCGGTTCGGCCGCCATTTTGCTTGGCACTGCGCTGATTGTTCTGGTCTGTGGGGGGGCAAAGATTCGACATTTGATCGTAATCGGCGGGCCTGTCGTCACTCTTGCCTTGGCTGCCTACATTACCGTAAAGCAGCACGCCTTGAACCGGATCAACTCCTATCTCGACCCATGGAGTGATCCTTTGTACACGGGCTACAACATTATTCAGTCGTGGATCGCGATCGCACACGGCGGACTTTCAGGCACAGGGTTTGGTAAAAGCATCCAGAAATATTTGTACTTGCCCGAAGCCCATACCGATTTCATTTTTTCGATCATTTCGGAAGAGCTCGGTTTCATCGGTGCTTCCATCTTCTTGCTCATCTATTTGCTGTTCTTGCTTCGAGGCATCCATATTTGCCTGCGCGTCAAGGATACGTTTGCCAGCCTCGTGGGAATCGGTGTCATCAGCATGATCGCCCTGCAAGCTGCCGTTAACATCGGTGGGGTGACAGGGATTATCCCGCTGACAGGCGTCCCCCTTCCCTTTATCAGCTATGGCGGGTCATCCTTGCTCGTCTGTCTGATCTCCACAGGCATTTTGCTGAATGTGTCCAGGGAAGTGAGCAGGCAAAAGGTGGACGAGCAGGTCACCAGGACGACGTATACCGTTTCATGA
- a CDS encoding MerR family transcriptional regulator, which translates to MQIKDMAQRLQITPRAIRYYEEKGLIRPQKADESGYRQFSEEDLWRLQTIITLREVGMPIEDIRELLEQMDQGKGSLLHYLELQRSFMYDRWVELSKVIETTESMIERVRTEQVIAPASLYELAEANKRLRQTRDVWVDRWNFNQIADVYDELVTRKQEGYNKHERYDEVLDAVVSATVPMPGEAGLDAGTGTGNLAGRFLSYGVKMSGFDQSLEMLRQCRRKHPEVETKLGTFFAFPFLENRFDFVVSSYALHHLTDDQKVLALAEFRRVLKHQGRLIIADLMFADQEHRRQHVKELENAGDIRALEQLEHECVADRSRLLAELADLGFQADSHQLTTYVHLISARLK; encoded by the coding sequence ATGCAAATAAAGGACATGGCTCAGCGGCTGCAGATTACTCCGCGGGCAATCCGTTATTATGAAGAAAAAGGTTTGATCCGGCCGCAAAAGGCGGATGAATCCGGCTATCGCCAATTTTCCGAAGAGGATCTTTGGAGACTGCAGACCATCATTACCTTGCGCGAGGTGGGAATGCCCATTGAAGATATCCGAGAGCTGCTGGAACAGATGGACCAGGGGAAGGGAAGCTTATTGCACTATTTGGAGCTTCAGCGATCATTCATGTACGACAGGTGGGTAGAGCTGAGCAAGGTAATCGAAACGACGGAATCAATGATCGAACGGGTCCGGACTGAGCAGGTCATCGCTCCTGCCTCTTTATACGAACTGGCGGAAGCCAACAAACGGCTCCGACAGACACGGGACGTCTGGGTGGACCGCTGGAATTTTAACCAGATAGCAGATGTATACGACGAGCTGGTGACGAGGAAGCAGGAAGGGTACAACAAGCACGAGAGGTACGACGAAGTGCTGGACGCCGTGGTATCGGCGACTGTGCCAATGCCGGGTGAAGCAGGCTTGGACGCAGGGACCGGGACGGGCAATCTGGCTGGCCGGTTTCTTTCATACGGCGTCAAGATGAGCGGGTTTGACCAATCCCTGGAGATGCTTAGACAATGCAGGCGCAAGCATCCAGAGGTAGAGACCAAGCTGGGGACATTTTTCGCCTTCCCATTCCTGGAGAACCGCTTTGATTTTGTAGTGAGCAGCTATGCCCTGCATCATTTGACTGATGATCAAAAGGTGCTCGCGCTAGCGGAGTTCCGGCGGGTGCTCAAGCACCAAGGCCGGTTGATCATTGCCGATCTGATGTTTGCCGATCAGGAGCATCGCCGGCAGCATGTGAAGGAGCTTGAAAATGCTGGAGATATTCGTGCGCTTGAACAGCTGGAACATGAATGCGTGGCAGACCGTTCCCGTTTGCTTGCCGAACTGGCCGATCTCGGCTTCCAGGCTGATTCTCATCAATTGACAACATATGTTCATCTGATTTCAGCTCGATTAAAATAG